Proteins encoded together in one Ictidomys tridecemlineatus isolate mIctTri1 chromosome 3, mIctTri1.hap1, whole genome shotgun sequence window:
- the Dcakd gene encoding dephospho-CoA kinase domain-containing protein, translated as MFLVGLTGGIASGKSSVIQVFQQLGCAVIDVDVIARHVVQPGYPAHRRIVEAFGTEVLLENGDINRKVLGDLIFNQPDRRHLLNTITHPEIRKEMMKETFKYFLRGYRYVILDIPLLFETKKLLKYMKHTVVVYCDRDTQLARLMKRNNLNREDAEARIKAQLPLKDKARMADHVLDNSGEWSITKRQVILLHAQLERSLEYLPLRLGVLTGLAGIASLLYLFTRYLLPSP; from the exons ATGTTCCTGGTGGGCCTGACGGGGGGCATTGCCTCAGGCAAGAGTTCTGTGATCCAGGTGTTCCAGCAGCTGGGCTGTGCAGTGATTGATGTGGATGTCATTGCTCGGCATG TCGTCCAGCCAGGATATCCTGCACACCGGCGCATTGTGGAGGCCTTTGGCACTGAGGTCTTACTAGAGAATGGCGATATCAATCGCAAGGTCCTGGGGGACCTGATCTTCAACCAACCTGACCGGCGACATTTACTCAATACCATCACCCATCCTGAGATCCGTAAGGAAATGATGAAGGAGACTTTCAAGTACTTCCTTCGTG GATACCGCTATGTGATTCTGGATATCCCTCTGCTGTTTGAGACCAAGAAGCTGCTCAAGTACATGAAGCACACAGTGGTAGTGTACTG TGATCGAGACACACAACTGGCACGGCTGATGAAGAGGAACAACCTGAACCGGGAGGATGCAGAGGCCCGCATCAAGGCCCAGCTGCCCCTGAAGGACAAGGCCCGCATGGCTGACCACGTTCTAGACAACTCGGGCGAGTGGAGCATCACCAAACGCCAGGTCATCCTCTTGCATGCTCAACTGGAGCGCTCCCTGGAGTACCTGCCACTAAGGCTCGGGGTCCTCACAGGTCTGGCTGGAATTGCCAGCCTCCTCTACCTGTTTACCCGCTACCTTCTACCTTCCCCCTAG